The proteins below come from a single Drosophila teissieri strain GT53w chromosome 3L, Prin_Dtei_1.1, whole genome shotgun sequence genomic window:
- the LOC122618649 gene encoding 85/88 kDa calcium-independent phospholipase A2 isoform X2 produces the protein MFNVLQRLLGGDQPANKVLEIKSESLGTLQVLARDDAMVLFAPPYNSNDKRAVYEIILQRPTSDSNTTSFSLYRSPVQQEAEERFNAFLQRLPVFVSIVKEYYNVNGLQKACDALADNPSWTLSHLIAYFNLVDYISNPKMLQCVDQADATTLMSPFQLAIKQGHMEMVKVLLPLSKLEHLDINSNSVFHYAASTSKEIINLITDKSTVNLNHLNSDGYTPLHVACLADKPENVKALLLAGANVNLNAKDIRKVYKTSAPTTVSTFLRTNVSKLYTQDMKYGGTPLHWCSSRETLHALIMEGCDVNATNFDGRTALHVMVARNRFECVVTLLAHDAEIDVLDKDGNAALHIAIEKKLVPIVQCLVVFGCDINLKNKDGKTPRHMVGNDASGNKEDEILYILHSVGAKRCKETGSKCPPGCNAKGTYNGIPPEAPESVEQREHIENMLATTSRQVMGGFLNAAANGILEKQQPAQKPVVVDTEKELKGQSIMDALLGMFTTKVNADEMKKDNSSDSLASGSAKSAVSSPEQLPSPTSPIAAEIGDKPYGRGRLLCLDGGGIRGLVLVQMLLEIEKLSRTPIIHMFDWIAGTSTGGILALALGCGKTMRQCMGLYLRMKEQCFVGSRPYNSEFFESILKDNLGEFNVMTDIKHPKIMVTGVMADRKPVDLHLFRNYTSASDILGIVTSINNRRIPPPPPQEQLVWRAARATGAAPSYFRAFGRFLDGGLIANNPTLDAMTEIHEYNMALRSSGREAEAIPVSVVMSLGTGHIPVTELKDIDVFRPESIWDTAKLAYGISTIGNLLVDQATCSDGRVVDRARAWCSTIGIPYFRFNPQLSEDIAMDEKDDQKLINMLWHTKAYMHANRNKIIEMINFLK, from the exons ATGTTCAATG TTCTACAGCGCCTGCTGGGTGGCGATCAGCCGGCCAATAAGGTCTTGGAGATCAAGAGTGAATCGCTGGGAACACTTCAAGTCCTGGCCCGCGATGACGCCATGGTCCTCTTTGCACCGCCCTACAACAGCAATGACAAGCGAGCCGTCTATGAGATCATTTTGCAGCGACCCACCTCGGACTCCAATACCACATCCTTTAGTCTGTACCGGTCGCCGGTGCAGCAGGAAGCCGAGGAACGCTTCAATGCCTTCCTGCAAAGGCTGCCCGTCTTCGTCAGCATTGTCAAAGAG tACTATAATGTAAATGGACTGCAGAAAGCTTGCGACGCCTTGGCGGATAATCCCTCCTGGACGCTGTCCCATTTGATTGCCTACTTCAATCTGGTGGACTACATCAGCAATCCGAAGATGCTCCAGTGCGTGGACCAAGCAGATGCCACCACACTAATGTCGCCTTTTCAGTTGGCCATTAAACAAGGTCACATGGAGATGGTGAAGGTTCTGCTGCCGCTGAGCAAGTTGGAACACTTGGATATTAACAGCAACTCGGTGTTTCACTACGCAGCCAGCACCTCCAAAGAGATAATTAAT CTTATCACGGATAAAAGCACGGTAAATCTGAATCATCTCAACTCCGATGGTTACACACCTCTTCATGTCGCCTGCCTCGCCGACAAGCCAGAGAATGTAAAggcactgctgctggctgggGCCAATGTCAATCTCAATGCCAAGGACATCCGCAAAGTGTACAAGACATCCGCACCCACCACAGTGTCCACATTTCTGCGCACCAATGTAAGCAAGCTGTACACACAAGACATGAAATATGGCGGCACTCCTCTGCACTGGTGTTCATCCCGTGAAACCCTGCATGCCCTCATCATGGAGGGTTGTGATGTCAACGCCACGAACTTTGATGGACGGACAGCTCTGCATGTGATGGTGGCCAGGAATCGCTTTGAGTGCGTTGTCACCCTACTGGCCCACGATGCGGAGATTGATGTGCTGGACAAGGACGGAAATGCAGCTTTGCACATTGCCATTGAAAAGAAACTGGTGCCGATAGTCCAGTGTCTCGTGGTCTTTGGGTGTGACATCAATCTGAAGAACAAGGATGGCAAGACCCCACGGCACATGGTTGGCAATGATGCTAGTGGCAATAAGGAAGATGAAATCCTCTACATCCTGCACTCTGTGGGGGCCAAGCGCTGCAAGGAGACTGGCTCGAAGTGCCCGCCAGGCTGCAATGCCAAAGGCACGTACAACGGCATACCGCCAGAGGCACCGGAATCCGTGGAGCAGCGTGAGCATATAGAAAACATGCTGGCCACCACCAGTCGACAAGTGATGGGTGGTTTTCTGAACGCAGCGGCCAATGGAATACTAGAGAAGCAGCAGCCGGCACA AAAACCAGTCGTGGTCGATACTGAGAAAGAATTAAAAGGCCAGAGTATAATGGATGCCTTGCTTGGCATGTTTACCACCAAAGTGAATGCGGACGAGATGAAGAAGGACAACTCTTCGGATAGTTTGGCCAGTGGCTCCGCAAAATCAGCTGTCTCCAGTCCGGAGCAGCTCCCTTCACCCACCTCGCCTATTGCCGCTGAAATTGGCGATAAGCCCTACGGACGCGGACGTTTGCTCTGTCTGGATGGTGGTGGCATTCGTGGTCTAGTCCTAGTGCAGATGCTACTCGAAATAGAAAAGCTGTCGCGCACTCCTATTATCCACATGTTCGATTGGATCGCCGGTACCAGTACTGGAGGAATACTCGCTTTGGCACTGGGTTGCGGCAAGACGATGCGTCAGTGCATGGGGCTCTACTTGCGCATGAAGGAGCAGTGTTTTGTGGGCTCACGGCCCTACAACAGCGAGTTCTTCGAGTCAATTTTGAAGGACAATCTGGGCGAGTTTAACGTCATGACGGATATTAAGCACCCGAAGATCATGGTCACCGGTGTAATGGCGGATCGCAAGCCGGTCGATCTACATCTATTCCGCAACTATACTAGTGCCAGTGACATTTTGGGCATTGTGACTTCCATAA ACAACCGAAGAATTCCTCCCCCGCCGCCACAGGAACAATTGGTTTGGCGTGCTGCTCGGGCTACCGGTGCTGCGCCCTCCTATTTCCGCGCCTTTGGTCGCTTTCTGGACGGCGGCTTGATTGCCAACAACCCGACGCTGGACGCCATGACCGAGATTCACGAGTACAATATGGCCTTGCGCAGTTCTGGACGCGAAGCAGAGGCCATTCCAGTATCCGTGGTGATGTCGCTGGGCACGGGACATATTCCGGTGACTGAACTGAAGGACATTGATGTCTTCCGACCTGAGAGCATTTGGGATACGGCCAAACTGGCCTACGGAATCTCGACCATTG GCAATCTGCT
- the LOC122618649 gene encoding 85/88 kDa calcium-independent phospholipase A2 isoform X1, with protein MSWIGFGALASGFVLQRLLGGDQPANKVLEIKSESLGTLQVLARDDAMVLFAPPYNSNDKRAVYEIILQRPTSDSNTTSFSLYRSPVQQEAEERFNAFLQRLPVFVSIVKEYYNVNGLQKACDALADNPSWTLSHLIAYFNLVDYISNPKMLQCVDQADATTLMSPFQLAIKQGHMEMVKVLLPLSKLEHLDINSNSVFHYAASTSKEIINLITDKSTVNLNHLNSDGYTPLHVACLADKPENVKALLLAGANVNLNAKDIRKVYKTSAPTTVSTFLRTNVSKLYTQDMKYGGTPLHWCSSRETLHALIMEGCDVNATNFDGRTALHVMVARNRFECVVTLLAHDAEIDVLDKDGNAALHIAIEKKLVPIVQCLVVFGCDINLKNKDGKTPRHMVGNDASGNKEDEILYILHSVGAKRCKETGSKCPPGCNAKGTYNGIPPEAPESVEQREHIENMLATTSRQVMGGFLNAAANGILEKQQPAQKPVVVDTEKELKGQSIMDALLGMFTTKVNADEMKKDNSSDSLASGSAKSAVSSPEQLPSPTSPIAAEIGDKPYGRGRLLCLDGGGIRGLVLVQMLLEIEKLSRTPIIHMFDWIAGTSTGGILALALGCGKTMRQCMGLYLRMKEQCFVGSRPYNSEFFESILKDNLGEFNVMTDIKHPKIMVTGVMADRKPVDLHLFRNYTSASDILGIVTSINNRRIPPPPPQEQLVWRAARATGAAPSYFRAFGRFLDGGLIANNPTLDAMTEIHEYNMALRSSGREAEAIPVSVVMSLGTGHIPVTELKDIDVFRPESIWDTAKLAYGISTIGNLLVDQATCSDGRVVDRARAWCSTIGIPYFRFNPQLSEDIAMDEKDDQKLINMLWHTKAYMHANRNKIIEMINFLK; from the exons ATGTCGTGGATTGGCTTTGGAGCCCTTGCCTCCGGTTTTG TTCTACAGCGCCTGCTGGGTGGCGATCAGCCGGCCAATAAGGTCTTGGAGATCAAGAGTGAATCGCTGGGAACACTTCAAGTCCTGGCCCGCGATGACGCCATGGTCCTCTTTGCACCGCCCTACAACAGCAATGACAAGCGAGCCGTCTATGAGATCATTTTGCAGCGACCCACCTCGGACTCCAATACCACATCCTTTAGTCTGTACCGGTCGCCGGTGCAGCAGGAAGCCGAGGAACGCTTCAATGCCTTCCTGCAAAGGCTGCCCGTCTTCGTCAGCATTGTCAAAGAG tACTATAATGTAAATGGACTGCAGAAAGCTTGCGACGCCTTGGCGGATAATCCCTCCTGGACGCTGTCCCATTTGATTGCCTACTTCAATCTGGTGGACTACATCAGCAATCCGAAGATGCTCCAGTGCGTGGACCAAGCAGATGCCACCACACTAATGTCGCCTTTTCAGTTGGCCATTAAACAAGGTCACATGGAGATGGTGAAGGTTCTGCTGCCGCTGAGCAAGTTGGAACACTTGGATATTAACAGCAACTCGGTGTTTCACTACGCAGCCAGCACCTCCAAAGAGATAATTAAT CTTATCACGGATAAAAGCACGGTAAATCTGAATCATCTCAACTCCGATGGTTACACACCTCTTCATGTCGCCTGCCTCGCCGACAAGCCAGAGAATGTAAAggcactgctgctggctgggGCCAATGTCAATCTCAATGCCAAGGACATCCGCAAAGTGTACAAGACATCCGCACCCACCACAGTGTCCACATTTCTGCGCACCAATGTAAGCAAGCTGTACACACAAGACATGAAATATGGCGGCACTCCTCTGCACTGGTGTTCATCCCGTGAAACCCTGCATGCCCTCATCATGGAGGGTTGTGATGTCAACGCCACGAACTTTGATGGACGGACAGCTCTGCATGTGATGGTGGCCAGGAATCGCTTTGAGTGCGTTGTCACCCTACTGGCCCACGATGCGGAGATTGATGTGCTGGACAAGGACGGAAATGCAGCTTTGCACATTGCCATTGAAAAGAAACTGGTGCCGATAGTCCAGTGTCTCGTGGTCTTTGGGTGTGACATCAATCTGAAGAACAAGGATGGCAAGACCCCACGGCACATGGTTGGCAATGATGCTAGTGGCAATAAGGAAGATGAAATCCTCTACATCCTGCACTCTGTGGGGGCCAAGCGCTGCAAGGAGACTGGCTCGAAGTGCCCGCCAGGCTGCAATGCCAAAGGCACGTACAACGGCATACCGCCAGAGGCACCGGAATCCGTGGAGCAGCGTGAGCATATAGAAAACATGCTGGCCACCACCAGTCGACAAGTGATGGGTGGTTTTCTGAACGCAGCGGCCAATGGAATACTAGAGAAGCAGCAGCCGGCACA AAAACCAGTCGTGGTCGATACTGAGAAAGAATTAAAAGGCCAGAGTATAATGGATGCCTTGCTTGGCATGTTTACCACCAAAGTGAATGCGGACGAGATGAAGAAGGACAACTCTTCGGATAGTTTGGCCAGTGGCTCCGCAAAATCAGCTGTCTCCAGTCCGGAGCAGCTCCCTTCACCCACCTCGCCTATTGCCGCTGAAATTGGCGATAAGCCCTACGGACGCGGACGTTTGCTCTGTCTGGATGGTGGTGGCATTCGTGGTCTAGTCCTAGTGCAGATGCTACTCGAAATAGAAAAGCTGTCGCGCACTCCTATTATCCACATGTTCGATTGGATCGCCGGTACCAGTACTGGAGGAATACTCGCTTTGGCACTGGGTTGCGGCAAGACGATGCGTCAGTGCATGGGGCTCTACTTGCGCATGAAGGAGCAGTGTTTTGTGGGCTCACGGCCCTACAACAGCGAGTTCTTCGAGTCAATTTTGAAGGACAATCTGGGCGAGTTTAACGTCATGACGGATATTAAGCACCCGAAGATCATGGTCACCGGTGTAATGGCGGATCGCAAGCCGGTCGATCTACATCTATTCCGCAACTATACTAGTGCCAGTGACATTTTGGGCATTGTGACTTCCATAA ACAACCGAAGAATTCCTCCCCCGCCGCCACAGGAACAATTGGTTTGGCGTGCTGCTCGGGCTACCGGTGCTGCGCCCTCCTATTTCCGCGCCTTTGGTCGCTTTCTGGACGGCGGCTTGATTGCCAACAACCCGACGCTGGACGCCATGACCGAGATTCACGAGTACAATATGGCCTTGCGCAGTTCTGGACGCGAAGCAGAGGCCATTCCAGTATCCGTGGTGATGTCGCTGGGCACGGGACATATTCCGGTGACTGAACTGAAGGACATTGATGTCTTCCGACCTGAGAGCATTTGGGATACGGCCAAACTGGCCTACGGAATCTCGACCATTG GCAATCTGCT
- the LOC122618648 gene encoding glutamic acid-rich protein, which translates to MRGRGGFIPRGGGTTRGGYYNNRNSSNYVNTRTQGNYRPNNGRYENNYHNNNNRYNNNNNSGGGGGNSHYDNRSRDKFTHHNSSSGRYESSSSSHKRSYDSSRDRSDDRKRPRQDDYRRTSSSNDRSDRPSSSSQNIGSSSSNYHQRSSTGGGGGNNGGSSSSYRPRDDSTSGSRHQRDGSMGPPKRMMRSVAGTNYISRPRGTMSMRGGMMRTGMRVGGMRVVRTRVNESNDLRTMRRQLLYAQQKDRARLLKIQQLKSSLRRQRQGGNSSDDSSGNEDKDGGDAEKSKKKKGKDKDADGGDDSDDDDDDDDEEDDDEKDEKSKKSSPGKKRSKSANNEDKSDAEGNDDDDEHGDGDDDDDKDLNESDPKIAKADDASDDEDVKVKGEGEDGDGDKSDEKAKSSVEKSGKKKDKDDSKDSKSKKSSSTKKERTSRKDKDEEDSDDDRSKERRSSRHRDEDHNNRKRSFIKLICPHCRIKCVTFKEYNYHLNSRSHKNSMRQVALNQRADLQRMRARQRTTQREIEENSKEEHESRYCRLCRLAYRQPKNLHQASEHHKTIKKFLMPYCGSCHLAFKNAMLYENHRCSLEHIRNKARNDESGSDDSVDEREIDLNKFHTVDSVGEIDVDMIDADVDAMVTEAEAALKSEDEEIRKRALIGPDYIKIIEAFYCELCNHYSGKADDVSLEDYTKKHCMQHSHVKAFLRNKEETEKKNKTEEGDEEDHDDDKKTGDDDADGDEDIDGKLNEDEDEDYDDGDGEEEGEDGNGTHDKKLWEEVDKDLGDLLAEVEPLGQEEDEEDEEDESVLNIDIESEKNKAKDAKEEANGDADEGAAKENAPVAKSPEKKPVAAPATPTVKTTAAAAKQPAKKVTPKPTAKAAKPGPASTKRNVLVSVKRTSAAAIKAATKSANNAAADSK; encoded by the exons ATGCGCGGACGCGGAGGATTCATTCCACGTGGTGGGGGCACCACTCGCGGTGGCTACTACAATAATCGCAACTCCAGCAATTACGTTAATACTCGCACCCAGGGCAACTACCGACCCAATAATGGGCGGTATGAGAATAACtatcacaacaacaacaatcgctacaacaacaacaataacagcggcggcggaggaggcaaCAGCCACTACGACAACCGGAGTCGGGACAAGTTCACCCACCACAACTCGAGCAGCGGACGCTACGAGTCCAGTTCCTCGAGCCACAAGCGCAGCTAC GACTCATCTCGCGACCGCAGCGATGATCGCAAACGCCCGCGTCAAGAC GATTACCGTCGTACGTCCTCGTCGAATGATCGCAGCGATCGACCCTCGTCCTCGTCGCAGAACAttggctcctcgtcctcgaaCTATCATCAGCGTAGCAGCactggcggcggtggtggtaaTAACGGCGGGAGCTCGAGCTCCTACCGCCCACGCGATGATTCCACCAGTGGAAGCCGGCACCAGCGGGACGGATCGATGGGTCCGCCGAAGCGGATGATGCGTAGCGTGGCCGGCACCAACTATATATCCCGACCCCGCGGCACAATGTCGATGAGGGGCGGCATGATGCGCACTGGGATGCGGGTGGGAGGAATGCGCGTTGTGCGCACCAGGGTCAACGAGTCGAATGACCTGCGCACCATGCGCCGCCAGCTGCTCTATGCGCAGCAGAAAGACCGGGCTCGCCTGCTCAAGATTCAGCAGCTGAAAAG CTCGTTGCGACGACAACGCCAGGGCGGGAATTCCAGCGACGATTCCAGCGGCAATGAGGACAAGGACGGCGGAGATGCTGAGaaaagcaagaagaagaaaggCAAGGACAAGGACGCCGATGGAGGCGATGACtccgacgatgacgacgacgatgacgatgaagaAGACGATGATGAGAAGGACGAGAAGAGCAAGAAGTCTTCGCCGGGTAAAAAACGCAGCAAGTCGGCCAACAACGAGGACAAGAGCGATGCCGAAGGtaacgatgatgatgatgagcacggtgatggcgatgacgacgatgataaGGACCTAAATGAGTCCGATCCCAAGATCGCCAAGGCCGATGACGCCTCCGATGACGAGGATGTCAAGGTGAAGGGCGAAGGTGAGGACGGCGATGGTGACAAATCGGACGAAAAGGCCAAGTCATCGGTCGAGAAGTCAGGTAAGAAGAAGGACAAAGACGACTCAAAGGACTCCAAGTCCAAGAAGTCATCGTCCACCAAGAAGGAGCGCACGTCGCGCAAGGACAAAGACGAGGAAGATTCGGACGATGATCGCAGCAAGGAGCGACGTAGCTCCCGTCATCGGGATGAGGACCACAACAATCGCAAGCGCAGCTTCATCAAACTCATTTGCCCCCATTGCCGCATCAAGTGTGTTACATTTAAG GAGTACAACTACCATCTGAACTCTCGCTCCCACAAGAACTCCATGCGCCAGGTGGCCCTCAACCAGCGAGCTGACCTGCAGCGTATGCGTGCTCGTCAGCGCACCACTCAGCGCGAGATCGAGGAGAATAGCAAGGAGGAGCACGAGTCGCGCTACTGCCGTCTCTGCCGCTTGGCCTACCGCCAGCCCAAGAATCTTCATCAGGCCTCCGAGCACCACAAGACCATTAAGAAGTTCTTGATGCCCTACTGCGGCTCGTGCCACCTGGCCTTCAAGAATGCCATGCTCTACGAGAACCACCGCTGCTCCCTGGAGCACATTAGG AACAAGGCCCGCAACGATGAATCTGGATCGGATGATAGCGTGGATGAGCGTGAGATTGATTTGAATAAATTCCACACTGTTGACTCCGTGGGCGAGATCGATGTGGACATGATCGACGCCGATGTAGATGCCATGGTGACCGAGGCGGAAGCCGCTCTGAAAAGCGAGGATGAGGAGATTCGCAAACGCGCTCTGATTGGCCCGGACTATATCAAGATCATTGAGGCCTTCTACTGCGAGTTGTGCAACCACTATTCCGGCAAGGCTGATGATGTGTCACTAGAGGACTACACCAAGAAGCATTGCATGCAGCATTCCCATGTGAAGGCTTTCCTGCGCAACAAGGAGGAGACCGAGAAGAAGAACAAGACGGAGGAGGGCGATGAGGAAGACCACGATGATGACAAAAAGACCGGAGATGATGATGCAGATGGCGATGAGGACATCGATGGCAAGTTaaacgaggatgaggacgaagactatgatgatggtgatggagaagaagaaggagaagatgGTAATGGGACCCATGATAAAAAATTGTGGGAGGAGGTGGACAAGGATCTGGGTGACCTCCTGGCAGAAGTAGAGCCATTGGGACAGGAAGAAGATGAGGAGGATGAAGAGGACGAGTCTGTGCTTAACATTGACATTGAAAG CGAGAAAAACAAGGCGAAAGACGCCAAAGAGGAAGCTAACGGCGATGCCGATGAGGGAGCTGCAAAGGAAAACGCGCCGGTGGCCAAGTCACCGGAGAAAAAGCCTGTTGCCGCTCCAGCCACACCAACGGTCAAGACCACCGCTGCAGCCGCCAAGCAGCCGGCAAAGAAGGTAACGCCCAAACCAACTGCCAAAGCCGCCAAACCTGGTCCGGCTTCCACGAAGCGCAATGTCTTGGTCAGTGTGAAGCGCACTTCGGCGGCCGCCATTAAAGCTGCCACCAAGTCCGCCAACAATGCGGCAGCCGACAGCAAGTGA